GGCGCAGTACGCGAGCGATCCGGCGGCCCGGGGCGTCGGCACCGTGACGGCGACGACGCCGGCCGGCGCCAGGATCGACCTCGTCGCCACCGGGGCGATCCGCTCCGGCTCGATCGCCGCCGCGATCTCCCTGCGCGACGACACCCTGGTCCAGGCGCAGCGCCAGCTCGACGACCTCGCGGCCGGCCTGTCGCGGGCGGCGAGCGACCGGCCGGCGACCGGCACCGCGGTGTCGGCGAACGGCCTGTCGGGCTTCGACATCGACCTCACCGGGCTCCAGGCCGGCAACGCCGTGACGCTCGGCGTGCGCAACGCCGCGGGCGTCGGCCGCAACCTGATCCTGATGCCGACGAACGGGGCGGCGCCGACGCCGATCGACCCGAGCCTCACCGACGACCCGACCGCGCTCGTGGTGCCGGTCGACATCTCGGGCGGGCCCTCGACCGTCGCGGGCAAGATCGGCGAGGCGCTGGGCGCCGGCTTCACCGTCTCGGCCGCGCCCGGCGGGGCGGCCGGCGGGTTGCGCATCCTGTCGGACCCGGCGCGCCTGACGCTCACCGGCGCCTCCGCCTCGGTCACGGTGCCGACGAGCGCCGCCGACACGAGGACCGGCGCCGGCCAGCTCGCGCTGTTCGTCGATGCCGGGACCGGCAACGGCGTGTTCACCGGCTCGTTCGAGGGCGGCTCGCACCTGACGGGCTTCGCCCAGCGCCTCGCCGTCAACCCGGCGGTCGTCGCCGATTCGTCGACGCTGGTGAACACCACCGACGGCACGAAATCGGGCGACGCGACGCGGCCGCAATACCTCGGCGACGCGCTCACCAACCGCACCCTGACCTTCTCGGCGGCGAGCGGCATCGGCGGCGTCAGCGCACCGCGCTCCGCCACGGTCGTGGGCTTTACCCAGTCGGTGATCGATGCCCGCGGCGCGGCGAGCGCCGAGGCGACGCAGCTCGACGAGGGCCAGACCATCGCCCTGTCCTCGGCCCGGAGCCGCTTCGGCAAGGAATCCGGGGTCAGCGTGGACGAGGAGATGTCCAAGCTGATCCAGCTCCAGACCGCCTACGGCGCCAATGCCCGCGTGCTGACGGCCGCCCGCGACATGCTCGACACCCTGCTCCGGATCTAACGAGGACCGCCCGCGATGACGATCGCCCCCTTCGCGGCCGGCACCGCCGCCGCCGACCTCAACACCCGCCGCCTCGTCGAGATGAAGGCGACGCTCGGCACGCTGTCGAACCAGATCGCCAGCGGCCGGACCGCCGACACCTATGGCGGCCTCG
The sequence above is drawn from the Methylobacterium terrae genome and encodes:
- the flgK gene encoding flagellar hook-associated protein FlgK, with translation MSLNALNTATAGLQVTQAAIGLVSQNVANAGSAGYVKRVLTPVAQLGNSGVATGTISRTLDAVSLKQLRLETAGAAFTGLTAKVQGQLDALYGNPGSAAALDGVMNGFTQSLVSLTTDPTSAAARASVVSSARSVATTVSGIAKGVQDLRTGLEGQLGTDVAAASALLTQIAASNTKIVGATGNSSGDTSIAELLDQRDQQINALSQYLDVQVSEQHDGSVTLLTASGATLVDHGAAASLAFDGRGTLSAQAQYASDPAARGVGTVTATTPAGARIDLVATGAIRSGSIAAAISLRDDTLVQAQRQLDDLAAGLSRAASDRPATGTAVSANGLSGFDIDLTGLQAGNAVTLGVRNAAGVGRNLILMPTNGAAPTPIDPSLTDDPTALVVPVDISGGPSTVAGKIGEALGAGFTVSAAPGGAAGGLRILSDPARLTLTGASASVTVPTSAADTRTGAGQLALFVDAGTGNGVFTGSFEGGSHLTGFAQRLAVNPAVVADSSTLVNTTDGTKSGDATRPQYLGDALTNRTLTFSAASGIGGVSAPRSATVVGFTQSVIDARGAASAEATQLDEGQTIALSSARSRFGKESGVSVDEEMSKLIQLQTAYGANARVLTAARDMLDTLLRI